The Candidatus Dechloromonas phosphoritropha genome includes a region encoding these proteins:
- a CDS encoding BON domain-containing protein — protein MRNLKLTLAITALVVALPLLEGCVPAVIATGATVGLMSAQDRRSTGVQADDEGIEWKAAQSVPESYTAASHLNFTAFNKRLLITGEVPSEEAKAAIGEHAARILGVKEVINETVVGPASSLSVRSNDSYITSKVKARLVDEKNLSATHVKVVTESGITYLMGIVTDREAKVAVTIARTTEGVRKVVNVMDVRSDAEIKRLTTMPTLGTSAPAPAAPAASEAPVENR, from the coding sequence ATGAGAAATCTCAAACTCACCCTCGCCATCACCGCCCTGGTCGTGGCTCTGCCCCTCCTCGAAGGTTGCGTGCCGGCGGTCATCGCCACCGGCGCCACGGTCGGACTGATGTCGGCGCAGGACCGCCGCTCGACGGGAGTCCAGGCGGATGACGAAGGCATCGAGTGGAAAGCGGCACAAAGCGTTCCCGAGAGCTACACCGCGGCATCCCATCTCAATTTCACCGCCTTCAACAAGCGCCTGTTGATCACCGGCGAGGTTCCCAGCGAGGAAGCGAAGGCCGCCATCGGCGAGCACGCGGCCAGGATTCTCGGCGTCAAGGAGGTGATCAACGAGACTGTCGTCGGTCCCGCCTCCTCGCTCTCGGTACGCAGCAACGACAGTTACATCACGTCAAAGGTCAAGGCCCGACTGGTCGACGAGAAGAACCTGTCGGCGACCCATGTCAAGGTCGTCACCGAATCCGGCATCACCTATCTGATGGGCATCGTCACCGACCGTGAAGCCAAGGTTGCCGTCACCATCGCCCGCACCACCGAGGGTGTGCGCAAGGTCGTCAATGTCATGGATGTGAGGAGCGACGCCGAGATCAAGCGCCTGACCACCATGCCCACCTTGGGAACTTCGGCCCCGGCGCCAGCGGCGCCAGCGGCGTCGGAAGCGCCGGTCGAGAATCGTTAA
- a CDS encoding phosphoheptose isomerase: protein MDLIARVARHFEDSAQTKLNAVEAMAAPVAGAIEALTACLINGGKILACGNGGSAADAQHFAAELVGRFEVERQELAAIALTTDTSILTAVGNDYSFNQIFARQVRALGHAGDVLLAISTSGNSGNVIEAIRSAHEAAMPVVALTGRGGGQVGEMLRDDDIHLCVPADRTARIQETHLLVIHCLCDGIDALLLGVEQ from the coding sequence ATGGATCTGATAGCCCGTGTCGCCAGGCATTTCGAAGATAGCGCCCAGACCAAGCTCAATGCTGTTGAGGCGATGGCGGCGCCGGTCGCCGGCGCCATCGAGGCGCTGACCGCTTGCCTGATCAACGGCGGCAAGATCCTTGCTTGCGGCAATGGCGGTTCGGCTGCCGACGCGCAGCACTTTGCCGCCGAGCTGGTCGGTCGTTTCGAGGTCGAGCGTCAGGAACTGGCGGCAATCGCGCTGACCACCGACACGTCGATCCTGACCGCCGTCGGCAACGACTACTCCTTCAACCAGATTTTCGCCCGGCAGGTGCGAGCGCTCGGCCACGCTGGCGACGTCCTGCTGGCGATCTCCACTTCGGGCAACTCGGGCAACGTGATCGAGGCGATCCGCTCGGCGCACGAAGCCGCCATGCCCGTCGTCGCGCTCACCGGCAGGGGCGGCGGCCAGGTCGGCGAAATGCTGCGCGACGACGATATACATCTTTGCGTGCCGGCCGACCGGACGGCGCGAATTCAGGAAACCCACCTGCTCGTCATCCATTGCCTGTGCGATGGCATCGACGCGTTGCTTCTTGGAGTCGAACAATGA
- a CDS encoding HIRAN domain-containing protein, which produces MRLLLTISLVLWLATAQAESIRVLVQSSPLAGSQYYAVGEQWRQMAVGDRLDLIREPDNHHDRHAIRVEWHGYKLGYVPRAENRALAAAMDQGDKLMARIAKLTEHANPWRRVEFEVFVEL; this is translated from the coding sequence GCTGGCGACGGCGCAGGCGGAAAGCATTCGCGTCCTGGTCCAGAGTTCGCCGCTGGCCGGCAGCCAGTATTACGCGGTCGGCGAGCAGTGGCGGCAGATGGCGGTCGGTGATCGTCTCGACCTGATCCGCGAACCCGACAACCACCACGACCGGCATGCCATTCGCGTCGAGTGGCACGGCTACAAGCTCGGCTACGTGCCGCGCGCCGAGAACCGCGCACTGGCGGCAGCGATGGATCAGGGCGACAAACTCATGGCGCGCATCGCGAAGTTGACCGAACACGCCAATCCCTGGCGGCGGGTCGAGTTCGAGGTCTTCGTCGAACTGTGA